CTTTACTCAAATATCAAAGACATGCGGCTGGGGATCAGATGAAACAACCACAAAGTcaatcatcgacctccgccctagggtgtcacctaggacctgtttgccatgggagaccttaccaggggcatatagcccTGGACAACATCGCTCCTAGTCATTCAGGCattcaaacccctccaccacggtAAGGTGGTGATCCCAGGAGGGGACACAAAACGAAAGCACGACATTTTAATTAGGTCGTATAGACTAGCTGATGTTTCAGTGTTCAACagacatattaaattaaaatgttttatattaacagttattttgtattacaCAACAAACTATCTATTAATCATGTTTAGTATCCATACTTCAGATTGAACCAAGATCAGATAAAATgatattatgttttgtttagttaaaCTTTCATTCTGAGTGTTTCTGTTATTTGTGTctggttttaattaatgatgcatatagatttttgttcatttcattttgtgtgtgtgtgtgtgtgtgtgtgttgttctcaAGGTCTGGATTGGTTCTGCAGTTTTGATCAGTATGGTCCCTGTTACACAGCTCTGGGAGACAAACTCAATCTGATGCTGGACGCTAGTAAACATGATCTGAAGATACAAAAGAGAATAAACAACACACGAGATGATCCAGTTTGTAGAGTAAAGAAGGGCAGGATGAAGATGACTGAATGTGATCTTTATAATAACAGAACTGAAGTAACAGTCATTAATGGGACTCTGATAGTAAACCCTGTGATCAGAACAGATTCAGGGAATTACATATTAACTGTCTATAACTCAGACGGCTCAGAAATATCTAGAGATCTTCAGGTGATTGTTGAAGGTACAGAAACTCTCTCATCATCTCATGTTCTCTAAAGATCTCTCTCTCAGTTGAATCTTTGTGAAGGTTTTTATTCCTGTagcacacagtaaacacactacATACTCCAGTAATAGTCTGAGTCGTGTAGAAGAAGAAGATGGTCCTGTGTTTGTCATGTGACTGTGGTGTGTCCCTCCCTCCAGCTCCTATTGGCTCAGTGGAAGTGTCAATCACCTGCTCCTCCAGTGGGGTGATGAGGGTGTCCTGCTCCTCTGAGGGGGATCAGCTCCTCTACAGCTGGACTCTGAATGGAGATCCACTGAAGGATGGAAACAGCAGCATAGATCTGGATGAGAGAAGTGATGGAGACATCAGCTGCAGCGTGAAGAACCACGTCAGTCACGCACAGAACACCACGAGACTCAAACCCTGTTCTTCTTGTGAGACCACTTCTGTGAATCTACAGATATCAGAAACCTaacattgattgattgatgattgaTTGCATTGTTTGTGTTGTTCAGTGTCTCTGGTGTTTGTTCTGGTCTGGTGTCTTCAGCTGATGGTTCTGTTGGGTCTTTTAGGAGCTTTTCACATCTACATGAGACACACGTCAGGTGAGAGacatttatcatcatcattttgaGTTTGATATGCGGATATTAAGAGTATGaagataatgatgatgatgtgatgCTTTTAGGAAAGAAACAAGAAGATCAGAAAATGAGGATGAGAAGATTTAGAGAAGGACGTGAACACGCAGCAGAAGATTCATGAGAGCAGCAGATCttctgtatttaatattatgttacattttcttattcaTAAGACGTGTTATTATAGAATACGGTTGTACTTGAAATTTAAATCTAGGTATCAggtaatatacaaataaaatgatttcaaatggtAACTGTATTTCCAGTCAAAGGTCAAAGTTTCAGTAGAttttaagagattttaaaattttatgtaatgcagtcagttttaatattcagtatcactttattttgatggcccTTTATGAAAATTCTGTAGTGGCTAAGTATCCACTTTGGTGGCTTGACAGAGAAAAGGCTTGACGCTTCCAACTTAATCCATTGTCCACATAGTTGAACCATTCAAACTTGAAGTAACatttattgaatgaaaaaattaaaatacaataatgaaaagcaaaatCTCAATAGTAATGGATTTCAAAGATATAAAGCATACTGAAAACTGAATCAACGTGGAGTCAGACCACAATGTCAAAGACTGTCACTTCCTGTGTAGCCACACCCTCAGGTGACGTCACAGATCCTTCATCTTAGAGGCCGTGCATCTCCACCTGAGCCGCTAGATAGGGTCCTCTCAAAAATCACTTAGCTTCAATCAATTAGCTTCTCATGAAACATACAGCATTTTAGCTCCTACATACTCTGttgacaataaataactttgcacctacatgctAACTAACtttagtgttagtagagtattactAGACTGgtacggttagggttagaataaatTTACATGTTCTTAAAGTTACCTATAGTCGATAGGATGTCTTttgggagatcatcacaataaagagtacagtctacttatactctaatgataGCTAGTTAGCATGTATCaagtaaagtgttttaaaacagcAGTAATCATGGAGTGTTGATCTAAATATGTTTCAGTTATCATCAGGGCTCTCTTGTAATGTCTTGGGTAACATGTTTGGACATTGCCCTGAGTCCCGGAA
The Puntigrus tetrazona isolate hp1 unplaced genomic scaffold, ASM1883169v1 S000000767, whole genome shotgun sequence genome window above contains:
- the LOC122335352 gene encoding uncharacterized protein LOC122335352, with product MMHIDFCSFHFVCVCVCVCCSQGLDWFCSFDQYGPCYTALGDKLNLMLDASKHDLKIQKRINNTRDDPVCRVKKGRMKMTECDLYNNRTEVTVINGTLIVNPVIRTDSGNYILTVYNSDGSEISRDLQVIVEAPIGSVEVSITCSSSGVMRVSCSSEGDQLLYSWTLNGDPLKDGNSSIDLDERSDGDISCSVKNHVSHAQNTTRLKPCSSLSLVFVLVWCLQLMVLLGLLGAFHIYMRHTSGKKQEDQKMRMRRFREGREHAAEDS